The segment TTTCTAGGGTTTGGGGGGTATCGGCTTTTAGTAGGCGGGATGCATAGGCTTGACCCGGGTCGATCAAACCGAGGTGAAGCTGCGAGAAAGTTTGAATGTCCATTTGTGCGTTGATTTTGGCCTTGGTTGGAAGCACCTCAAGGGAGGGCAACACTACAGGCAGCCTATTCCATTCTAAAGCGGGGTCGTCAACTTGCAAAGTTAGTGTAGGCATGTCTTTTGGGAAGTTGGAAGAAATCGCACGCAACGCGCCCGGGAAATCGACGATACGCCACATAAAGCTCGGCATTTCCCGCATTTCGATGAGCGACACGTTCGGATCATTCGGTTTTGATTCTAGCCCGACTTCTGATAGTGCACGCACATCTTCATGCCAACCAATGTATTCAATCTTAGCCGCGCGTTCTTCGTTTCGTCCAAGGAAGCCAATTACCCCTCTTCGTCCGGCATCAGTCGACCAGAACATTTCGCGAACTTTTATGATCGTTTCCTGGTCATAGCCAAGTTCATAAATAAGATACGCCTGAACGGGATTGCCCCAAACGATACGTTGACGATTGTTCCAAAAGAGGAAACGCCAGCGCGTTTCATCCCTTTCAATGATTCCTGTACGCCCTTTCGTTGAAGCTTCATGAATGATTTTAACGTCTTCTTCATCCTCCACATTCATTCGGCGGCAATCAGTCCCTTCTATATATCTGGGAAGAGAGGCTGGCGATAAGCGAAGAGAGGTTGTCGTAGCAGCCATTTCAAACCCAAACCGTCGGTAGAAACCATATTGAACGGGAATTAAACCGGCAGCGACATAACCCATCTTTGGTAATTGTCTGAGACATTCCTCAAGCAGCGCGCTTGCATAACCCATACTGCGAAAGTCCGGATGAGTCGCTACCCCTGCAATGCCGGCAGACGAAACGATCGCATTCCCAACTCGCATTGGAACAGGGATTAAAGTAAGGGTCGATACGATACGCTTACCGTCACTGGCAATCCATTTATGATCAAGTTGGAACAAAGGGTCTTCATAAAAAAGCGCCCGCGCCGCATCGAGATTTAAATTGAAACTCGCACACAAAACAACGAGAAGCTCTTCAAGCTCCTCATTCCGCGCCGGCCGAATATCCAAAGTTGTATGTTTTATCAGATGCATAGTTTTAAGTGCGTAGTGCGTACTACGGTATTTCAGTTTTCGGTTTTGGGGGTGGAGGTGAACTTCCATTGTGCTTAATGGTAATAGAGACTTTAACGGATGAAGCGCCTTCGATCACGACCCCTTTTGGGATAATTAATAGCTTTTCAAGTTCCAAATTTCCGGTTAAGTTATCAAGCGCCACAGGTTCTGTACGGATTACCGTCATCGAACCTAATATTCTTCTCTCTCCGTTGGCTATCACTTGCTTTGGCATCCACTGAATATCACTCACCGAATTAGGATAACGCGGTTGGCCCGTACTGGGAACGATAACGGTAAGAGTTTGCGACATTAACAAAGGTGCGAGAGAGAATTGCACCTGGGAGCTTTCAGGCGTTACTTTTAACTGTGTGGAAGAGACCTGCACTCCTGACTGGTCGAATGCAAGGATAGGATAATCCTCTTTCACGTTGCCTTTTGCGGTCTTTAAGTCAATTTGAACTCGCAAACTCTCAATGCCGTCGACCTGATCCTTCCAACCGTTAATTGTCGCTGAAGAAGGTGATAAATGAACAGGGCTTGAAACAGAGTAATCACCATCCGGTTGGTCAATCCAATCCACTCGAATCGGCAACCTTTTACTTACCATTTGACTTAAATCAATCCGTACGGTCGGCTCAGCCGGAATCAGGGTTACCAACGCAAGCGTTTCAGGTTTCCGTGTCTTAATCGACAACTCCTGCACTCCTAAACGGGCGTTTCTCAAAGAGACATAGGCATGAATATCGCCCGCTTGAACGGCGTCAACGTCTGCTTTTTCGCCGTTGACATTGATTGTGACACGCATATCTTGATTTCGGACCAGGGCATTCACTGGTTTATCAATGAATTCAAGGGGAACGGAAAAGGCGCGCTGAACCGTTGGGTTCGTCACGCTTTGAACGTAGAATAAGAGCACCAGCGTGATCCCCACTGCTGCGAGCTTTTCGATCCAGTTGTACTTAAGCCTCTCCAACATCGGTACCTGACCTGTTCCTTACTTTCGCGACTGCCTTATCCACTTGCCTTCGCAGCTTTAAAAGCGGCGCAAGCGAGGCAGAGGGTAATCGATAAACTTGAAGCAAAGTGTCTCTGAGTTGATCAAGGGTAACACCTCTTTGGAGGATCCCCTCGGCTGAAATTGATATTTGCCCTCGCTCTTCCGAAACCACAACGCAAAGGGCATCACTTTCTTCGGCAATCCCTAATGCCGCTCGGTGTCTCATGTGCAGCACCGAATCAAGCGGGCTTTCAGACATCGGAAGCTGACACGCTGCGGCAAGAATGCGATCGCCTCGGATCACTACAGCGCCATCATGCAATGGGTTGCCGGGATAAAAAATTGCTTTTAGAAGGCGAGAGGTGATCTGGGCATTAATAATCACGCCGCTTTCGGCAATCGGGTCGATTCGATTAATACGCTCGAAAACGATTAACGCACCCATACGGCGGCTCGCCATCTCGGCAACAGCGAGGAGCACTTCATCAACTGCTTGGGCATTCTGCTCATCACTTGTTACCCCAAAACTCCGACGCCAGAAACCCAAACGACCAAATTGCTCTAAGGCCTGCCTGAGTTCGGGATAAAGAAGAATAACCACGGCAACCGGCCCCAAGGTAACCCCTTTATCAAGAAGCCAATGGAGGGTTAGAAGGTGGAAGTGTTCGCTCACCCACAACGCAAGAACGAATAAACCGATTCCCCACATAATCTGCCAAGCACGAGTGCCGCGAGCTAATAGGAGCAGGCGATAGACGACAACGGAAACAACCGCTACATCAAAAAAACGTGACAGTAACAAGGAACCTAAGTTGTGGTAAAACTGTGCGTTTGTCCAATCCATCTGATTGTCGCCTCAATCACCGCTTCGCGCCCTCGAAGTATTAGTCCGTTTGTCCGCCATGAATTCAAAACAGCAAATTTGTATTTTGACGGCGTCCCTGATAAATGCCTCAGCCTTAAGGAAATTTCGCTTGCAGATTCTTGCGGAATTCGCGCTAATCCAAATTATATCTGGTAACTCACCATCAAACAACCCCAAAACCCCATTTACCCATAAGACCTTCAGAATTTAGCTAAATTCTCTCATTTAAACAGTCTTTTCGAAAACCCTCTCCCGAATTCGGGCTGGGAAGGGAGGAAGACCGGATGGAGGAAGTATATGATTAAGCGAAAGACCCAAAACCAGCGCTGCGGGACTGATCGCTACCTAAGGCATTAAGCTATCGGAAAGGGATGGTGTTGTAGCAGTGGGTAGGAGTTGGAGAATAACCGCTACTTCGTTGCAATCGGGATATTTGGGGCAATAGATGCACTCGGTCCAGATTTTGCGGGGGAAAGAAGAGCGTTCTGCAACGGTAAAACCGAACTTTTCGAAAAAATTGGGTTTGAATGTGAGCGCGAACACACGGGGGATATCAAGCGTTTTGGCTTCTTCAAGACAAGCTTCGACCAGAACGGTGCCCCAACCCTTTCCCTGATTATCTTCAGCTACTGCCAATGATTTGACTTCAGCAAGATCTTCCCAGGAGATATGGAGCGCGGCGCATGCAACCACTTTGCTATCGACCTCGATCACGAAAAAGTCACGAACATTTTCGTAAAGCTCAATCAAGCTGCGATGAAGCATATCGCCCTTGTCCGCGAATTTATTGACTAATTGCTGCATAGCGGGCACATCGCCCACGGTTGCCTTTCGTACTTTCATAATAGGGAAACATTTTACCCTAACTACACAAACTCAAGCTAAAGCTAATGTCTCGTTCACTCCTTTACCGTGTCTTTGCGGGGGGAAAAGCAAATAAACCAGCATCCGGTTATACGGAAACTGATTTAAACAAATTCAATCCGATTCGGTTCCTCACCCAGTCATAGATAAAGCCATGGTTAAATCTGAGTATAAATTACATGCAGTCTAATACTTGCTTAAACTCATAGTTCTGTAATCGATTATTCTTATCAAAGTGGAATATTGTATACATTTCACATGAAAAAGGACCCCATGTGATATTGAAGCCTCTTGCGATTACAGCACTATTCGCTCTAATGGTTCGAAAATCATGATCATTTTCCGGTGCTCCGCACCTTTTCGAAAAGTACGGCGAATGCGATATGCTATGTTGATCTAAATACGCAATAACTTGTTGAGGGGTATTCCCAATAAGATGAGCATTCGCTAATTGTTTGCGCATTTCGCGCTCAGCATTATTATATTCCCAGTCTGGCCTTTTCTCATTTAGAACAATTAATCCTACTAAGACTGGCAGAATGATGAATAAGCCAATTGCTAATTTCTTGTTCATGTAAAGCTCCAGAAAGCACTCTAACAGATGAGTACTAATGCACCAGCTTTAACTTGACTAAGCTGTCGTGCCGTCGCTTTAATCTTAAGGCGCTACTTTTACGGTTATCTTTGAAGTTGCTTCCTTTTTTGTGCCGAAGCGGTCGGATGCTTTGACCGTCACTACAAAGGTTCCCGGTTTTCGGAAAGAATGCTCGATAGTCGCACCCTCTGCCTCCTCTTGGAAGCCATCGGTTTCATCGAAATCCCAGGTGTATTTAATGATGGAGGGGCCGGCATCTCCTACTGCCCAAAGAAGCGCCACATCGTTATTGGCAATGTTTATTTCCTTAAGCCCTTCATTCCCATAGGCGTCGACTGAAATTGAAGTACTGTCACTCGCAACTCTAATTTGACCTAGGTAGAAGGTCGCGGGAATGTCACCAAATACGCATAACTGTTTGATTTTTCGACTGGTTGCTGCGAAATTAGGGAATGCGGTCAACGGGATACCATAAGAGGACCAGCCCGCCCCGCCCTTTTTCGCCACGACAGGAACATAAATCTCGGTTCGTTTGTTATCATCAGTCATGATTGTTGCCCGCAGCAATTTCATGGGTTTAACTGATGAAGCTGAGCCGCTATAGGGATTGACCGAAGGATTGGAGCCGCTACTGGAGCTATCAATTAGGTAAAGGCTGAAAACGAATAAGTTTGAAGAATCGATAGCCGCCGCTGAGACATCAATAGGGGTGGCAAAAGTCAGTGATACGCCTGAATAAAAGCCTTTTGTGGTGATTTTAAGTGATTTCTCGCCTAAAACTACATCAGAACTTTGCTCAACAACGCCACTGCCCCATTCAGTAGCGGTAATCCCATTTGACGCCAAGTCATGACCGCCGTAAATGTCGATATCAACAGCCAATGCGGCTGCCGCAATCAAGATTGCCAAAAGCATAAACGAAAAACGACCGATAGGCATAATCCAATTCCTCCTAATTTCATAAATCGGCTCAATAATCTTTTAGCGACTTCACCATGCGTTTGTTCAGACGAGTAATACTAACGGCTTTGCCGCTTCGATCATCCAATTCAATCACCACAGCGCTAACAATCGGGTCTCCCGAAGCCACCTCAAACCGCGCCGGCATCAACGTTAAAAACTTCTTCAGGATAATCTCTTTATTCATGCCGATAACCGAGTCGAGCGGACCGCACATCCCCACATCGGTGATATAAGCCGTACCCTCGGCCAATATCCGTTCATCGGCAGTTTGAACGTGGGTATGGGTGCCAATAACAGCGCTTACCCGACCATCCACATGAAAACCAAAAGCCATTTTTTCGGAAGTAGCTTCCGCATGAAAGTCTACCAGGATTAAAGGGGTATCGATTTCATCCAAGATGACATCAACACCGCGAAATGGGTCGTCGTAATCTTCCATAAAGACCCGCCCTACTAAATTGACGATTGCCAACGGCGGATGTGTCCCTTTTTCCTGACTAACTTTAAAAACTCCCCAACCTCTACCAGGAACACCCGGCGGATAATTCGCCGGTCGAATGATACGCGGGTCCTCATCGAGCATCGATACGATATCTCTTTTTTGCCAAACATGATTGCCGAGGGTAATAACATCAACGCCGTCAGCGAAGATTTCTGTGGCAATATCAGGGGTGATTCCCATCCCCCCCGCCGCATTTTCCCCGTTTGCAATGATAATATCCGGCGAGAACTCCTGCTGCCATACAGGCAACATCGAGGCGACACCATTTCGTCCAGGCCGCCCAACGATATCTCCAAAAAACAAAATGCGCAACTTTTGGCTCCGTTTCTATTCTCTTTAGTCTACCCCTCCATGCCACTGCAGAGAAAGGTGTTAGGAAAACGCAGTGCGCAGTTCAAATTACGGAGGAGAAATCAGACTGGATCTATACACTAAACACGAGGTACGACCCGGAAAAACCAAACACATCTTTTAATTCAAGTTCGGAATCTTGCGGGTTCCCCAACACCTTCTTATAAACTGATAAACTTTACTTTGTTTTCGTTGAACTTACCGTTTACTAGTGCAGGGGCGATGAAATCGGGCCAGGTGGTGGCGGAGCCGGGGTTGCCTTGACGGTCGATGGCGATGACGCCACATTCGATTCTATTGTTATCGGGCTTTCGTTCGAGCATTTGTTTAATACTTGCTTCACATGCCTGTTGAGCGCTCATACCCATTCGCATGTTTTGGACCGTTTGATAACTCATGACAAAACGCCAGATTTCTTCGCCAACCCCAGTCGCCGCCGCTGCACCCGCTTGGTCATCGGCATATAATCCAGCGCCAAATATGGGAGAATCGCCAACACGACCGGGAATCTTCCACTTTTTACCGCTTGATGAAGTTCCCGCAATGAAATGACCTTCATGCATAGCCAATAGGCAGATGGTATCGTGGTTTTCAGGTTCCCCGTCACCGCCAGTCAAAAGTTCAGCCTCAGGATCGGCCTGCCACTCATGCCAGCGATTGATAGTGTGATCGGTCAGCAGAGGTCGCGGTTCGAAGCCTTTTGAAATGGCAAATCGCTGGGCATTATCGCCTACGAGCATGATATGCGGCGTATCTTCCATCACTCGGCGGGCGACTGAAATCACAGGCAGAATATTGCGAACACCCGCCACTCCCCCTGCAGCAAGAGTATCGCCAACCATGATGGCTGCATCGAGCTCCACTTCACCATCTGCATTCGGCAGACCACCAAGTCCAACAGAATGTGAAGTCGGATCGAACTCAACAGCGGCAATCCCCACTTCAACGCAATCAAGAAGATTGCCGGAGCATGACCATTCCTTGCTTGCTGTTTCAATACAATTTATCCCATGCCACCAGGTAGAAATAAAAACAGGGGTCATTCAATATCACCTATTAGAAAAATGCAAGTTCAGATGTAAAAAGACTCGGAAAAATATCCAACCTATTATTGTCCCCAAGCCTTAGAAGTGTCAAGTCGGTTAATTTCTACTTTTTTTCTTTACGGAAGTTGAGCGAGGCGGAATTAATGCAATATCTTATTCCGGTTGGATTGGGCCCATCATCGAAAACATGCCCAAGATGACCGCCGCATCGTGAACATAATACTTCCACACGATGCTTCCCCAAACTATCGTCATCGCGTAATTCGATCTTAGAATGATCGACCGCATCCCAGAAGCTAGGCCAGCCACAGTGTGAATCGTATTTAGAATCTGAAGAAAACAGCACCTCGCTGCAACCCGCGCATGCATAATTTCCGTCCTCGGTTAAGTTGCAATACTCACCCGTAAATGGGCTTTCGGTGCCTCGTTCTCTCAAGATATGATATTGCTCAGGCGTCAGTTCTTCTTTCCATTCCTGAGCGTTCTTATTTATTTTTTCTTCTTTATTCATCGAATTCAAGTCCTTCCCATTGTCGAAATGACAAGTAGTATCTGATATACGTAAAAAATCGGTGCGGGGTTACTCTCTATATATTAATACACCGAAGAAGGAATACACTAGCTTATGTCGAAATAAGTTATATTAAGTCAACTATGTATGGAGGTGTTCTATGTCATCGGGAATTTGGGGCATTTTCGGCCTCATTGTTGTGATATTTTTTGTTATGACCTCACGTAAGTATGATAAAGTGCGTGAAGGGCAAGGAAAACGCTTTTCACTCGCCGCGATACTAATCGGCGCATTCTCTATCTTTCTGATCCTCTCCTCTTTTATAAAAATTATCGATGCCGGCTACGTCGGTATTCCGATCATTTTCGGAAAGGTACAGGATTGGCAGCTTTCGAGCGGGCTGCATTTTGTAAACCCCCTTATCGAGATCGAACATATGTCGGTCCGAACTCAAGATTACACAATGTCCATCGCTCCGGGTGAAGGAGTGAAGCAAGGAGATGATAGTATTACCGTTATCTCAAGCGATGGCCTTTCGCTTCCAGTCGATATATCCATTGCTTATCGTATTTCATCCGCTCATTCCGGCTGGCTCTACAAGTCAGTTGGTAATCAGGAAGCATGTGAGAATGTAGTCATCCGACCTGCAGCTCGAACGGCTGTTCGCAACGCATTTGCCCAGTTTACGGCACAAGAAGCTTATAGCACACAACGCAAGAGCCTTCAAGAGGCAGTCGCTAGCGAGTTTTCAAGAACGCTTCAACAGACCTTTGAAAGGAACGAAGGAATTAAAGGTGAACCGGTAATCGTTCAAAATGTGCTTATTCGCAATGTGTCGCTTCCAGATACCGTAAGACAAGCTGTCGAGCAAAAGATAAGTAATCAACAGGAATCCGAATCGATGGAATTCACTCTGATCATTGCCAAAAAAGAAGCGCAGAAAAAGCGTATCGAGGCACAGGGCATTGCTGATTATCAGAGAATTGTCGGCACAGGGGTAACGGATAAGCTGCTGAAATGGAAAGGCATCGAAGCTACCGAAAAGTTAGCCGGATCGCCCAATGCGAAAATCATAGTAATCGGCGGCAAAGACGGAATGCCCCTAATCCTTAATCAATAACAAAACATCTAAAACCAACTCGATGTCCCCCTTTTCTAAGGGGGACATTATTTGATATTTGATCTCTGACTTCAAGCTTCTCTGTCCCTGATCGTGCTTCGTACTTAAAGCTCAGGCATTGTTTGTTGATGGAATGGATTAATGTCGCGTAATTAGAAGCGGAAAAAAAGAAATTGGCAAGACCGCCAAAAGGAGAACAAAGCTCGGTCTTGCCTAAAAATTCTGTCTGATCAAATCTTTTTATCTATGGGTGATAATCGCACTGGCTGCCTTCCCCGGAAAGGGAAACGCTGTTCTTAACTGAAGCACCCTCCCCAGCTAATTATCAACGCCATCAAACCAGTCATTATACATATTCGCTTTAGGGAGGCAAAAACGGACACTTTTCTCCAGGTAATTATACTAGTTTTAAGAAAATAGTTTTCATTTGAAGCTAAATCTGTTTTCTAAGAATGCCGTTTTCGCAAAAATTCCTCTCGCTTGTTGACAATTTATATACAGCTCGCTATACTTTCCTTAGGTAGGATTACCTCCCGAATCCGCATAGGGATGATGCATTGGGCCGAAATTCGGTCTAGGGAGCCAATAGAGAGGCAAAGGAATGCCTTTTGAGTTTTTGGAAGTAACTGCTGTTATTGCAGCAGCGCTTATCGCTGGTGGGTCTGTTGCCGGGATTATTGCGTCGCGCATTTTCCGGCGAAGGATACGACGTATTCAGTTAGAGCGTTTACTATCGCTTTACTGGACAGGTCGAAACACTTAAATAACTTTACCGGCGAAGTAATAAGAAGGAATTGAAAATTGCTTTTCCCAAACGGAAACAGCGATAAAGGTATTGCACTCTCCCTTTCACCCCCATAAACGTCTTGGATGTGACAGGGACTTTAGGGACACCTCGAAAGGGAGGGTGAGTTCCATTTCGGATTATACGGAAGTAGTAATAAAAGTGATTGGGCAATAAGCCTCTTAGTTGCTGTTACTTGTCGTTGAAACAATCTAAGCCTCCTGTGCCCTCTACACTAATTATACAGAGATGGCTGTTTCATCCATGTTGGCACTGAGGGAAAAGCTTCGAAAAGTTGAGGCCCACGCATAATATTCCTTGATGGAGTATGAATCGGGCCATATCTTTTTGTTGAATTGAAATAATAAATAATCGGTACTAATTCATAATGTACTTTTTCAAAGTGCTTCTCCATCATGCTATTTATATTTTTGCTCGAAGTGCTGTTACTGAGCATTTCGAGCACAGTTTTTCGAATGGTGGATTTTACTTGATCGTTCATGACTAAATTAACCCCTTTTCTTTAAGAAAACGTTGTCGAATTGTGTCTAGAGCAATCAATTGTCCATCCTCTTTAATAAACCAATGATCCCATCCATTGCAAGGCGAGCCATTCATAAAATGACTGCCGGCTTTATGGATTGAACCTTCGAAACCATCAAAGGTTCGAATACGGGAATCAGGTTTTATAGAAGCATGCTTTGATAAAACTTTTCGAAAATATAGGAGTTGTCCTGGGTGCAAGTAACAGTTTTCAACTAAGACCGAAAAGTCTACTCTAGGGGCTAATTGTTTTTGACTTCCTACTTCAAATGTTGGCATATCAAATAAACCTGGAGATATTGCATCAATCCTTTTCTGTGCCAATGGAATATATTTCTCTTCCCGTTCGATACCTATCCAGCTACGATGTAAAGTCTTTGCTACTGCCCCAGTAGTTCCACTACCAAAGAAGGGGTCTAATACGACATCATTAGGATTACTTGAAGAAAGAATGACCCTATACAATAGTGATTGTGGTTTTTGTGTCGAGTGAGCTTTTTCTCCATTCTCGTCTTTCAAGCGTTCTGATCCTGTTGCAAGTGAAAGCAACCACCAATCACTTCGCATTTGTTTTTCTTCGTTAAGTTCCTTCATGGCATGGTGATTAAAAGTATAACGTGCGCCTTGACCAGTACTTGCCCAAATCAAAGTTTCATGTGCGTTCGTGAAACGAACTCCTCTAAAATTTGGCATTGGATTATTCTTCAACCAAATCACATCATTTAGCATCCAAAATCCTAAATCCTGCATGATTGTCCCAACTCGAAAAATATTATGATATGAACCAATTACCCAAATCGATCCCGATGGTTTCAAGATTCGCTTGCAAGCAGTTAACCATTTTCGAGTGAAATCATCGTAAGCAGCAAAAGAAGCATATTGATCCCATTCGTCATTTACGGCGTCTACTTTGGTCATATTGGGTCGATGTAGATCATTCTTAAGTTGTAGATTGTAAGGTGGATCAGCAAATATTAAATCTATAGATTTTTCTGGTAATGAATTCATTACTTCGACACAATCACCTTTTAAAATCTGATTTATCGGCAGTGTCATTGACTAGCTCCTCCATAAAGAATGCTCAGGAAGCAAACAAAAAAATAACCTATCAGTTTTTATGTTACTCTATTTATTTCTTTGTCACTCTCTTCGTCAAGCACGGCTACTGCGTTCAGATTGGTGATAAACTACAGTCACATGGTGCCCCGCGCGAGATGAAAGGCGCTAATCCGTCTGTACGTACATTCTAATCCTATGGAATCACACTAATTTTGGAGGTTGGGGATGGCGGTTGAGATTGGAAGAAAGATTCGAAGGTTGCTAGACTACCAGCTTATCGAGTTTCTTTTAGCAACTAAATCCAAGAGAACACAATATCTGGTAATCCTGCTCCTAGCGACTACCACAAATAGAAAAAAGCGGGTGGCGGGAATCGAACCCGCATGATCAGCTTGGAAGGCTGGAGCTCTACCATTGAGCTACACCCGCATAACGACATTATCGTACCCTAATTCAATTCTCGGGTCAAGGGGAAAGAGAGTTATAGCTTGCGGAGGCGTTCGGCGGTTTCTTCGGGGAGGATGTCGTTGATAAATGCTCCTGCGCCTGCTTCTG is part of the bacterium genome and harbors:
- a CDS encoding GNAT family N-acetyltransferase, with amino-acid sequence MHLIKHTTLDIRPARNEELEELLVVLCASFNLNLDAARALFYEDPLFQLDHKWIASDGKRIVSTLTLIPVPMRVGNAIVSSAGIAGVATHPDFRSMGYASALLEECLRQLPKMGYVAAGLIPVQYGFYRRFGFEMAATTTSLRLSPASLPRYIEGTDCRRMNVEDEEDVKIIHEASTKGRTGIIERDETRWRFLFWNNRQRIVWGNPVQAYLIYELGYDQETIIKVREMFWSTDAGRRGVIGFLGRNEERAAKIEYIGWHEDVRALSEVGLESKPNDPNVSLIEMREMPSFMWRIVDFPGALRAISSNFPKDMPTLTLQVDDPALEWNRLPVVLPSLEVLPTKAKINAQMDIQTFSQLHLGLIDPGQAYASRLLKADTPQTLE
- a CDS encoding TIGR00282 family metallophosphoesterase — its product is MRILFFGDIVGRPGRNGVASMLPVWQQEFSPDIIIANGENAAGGMGITPDIATEIFADGVDVITLGNHVWQKRDIVSMLDEDPRIIRPANYPPGVPGRGWGVFKVSQEKGTHPPLAIVNLVGRVFMEDYDDPFRGVDVILDEIDTPLILVDFHAEATSEKMAFGFHVDGRVSAVIGTHTHVQTADERILAEGTAYITDVGMCGPLDSVIGMNKEIILKKFLTLMPARFEVASGDPIVSAVVIELDDRSGKAVSITRLNKRMVKSLKDY
- a CDS encoding N-acetyltransferase — translated: MKVRKATVGDVPAMQQLVNKFADKGDMLHRSLIELYENVRDFFVIEVDSKVVACAALHISWEDLAEVKSLAVAEDNQGKGWGTVLVEACLEEAKTLDIPRVFALTFKPNFFEKFGFTVAERSSFPRKIWTECIYCPKYPDCNEVAVILQLLPTATTPSLSDSLMP
- a CDS encoding DNA methyltransferase; the protein is MTLPINQILKGDCVEVMNSLPEKSIDLIFADPPYNLQLKNDLHRPNMTKVDAVNDEWDQYASFAAYDDFTRKWLTACKRILKPSGSIWVIGSYHNIFRVGTIMQDLGFWMLNDVIWLKNNPMPNFRGVRFTNAHETLIWASTGQGARYTFNHHAMKELNEEKQMRSDWWLLSLATGSERLKDENGEKAHSTQKPQSLLYRVILSSSNPNDVVLDPFFGSGTTGAVAKTLHRSWIGIEREEKYIPLAQKRIDAISPGLFDMPTFEVGSQKQLAPRVDFSVLVENCYLHPGQLLYFRKVLSKHASIKPDSRIRTFDGFEGSIHKAGSHFMNGSPCNGWDHWFIKEDGQLIALDTIRQRFLKEKGLI
- a CDS encoding prohibitin family protein — its product is MSSGIWGIFGLIVVIFFVMTSRKYDKVREGQGKRFSLAAILIGAFSIFLILSSFIKIIDAGYVGIPIIFGKVQDWQLSSGLHFVNPLIEIEHMSVRTQDYTMSIAPGEGVKQGDDSITVISSDGLSLPVDISIAYRISSAHSGWLYKSVGNQEACENVVIRPAARTAVRNAFAQFTAQEAYSTQRKSLQEAVASEFSRTLQQTFERNEGIKGEPVIVQNVLIRNVSLPDTVRQAVEQKISNQQESESMEFTLIIAKKEAQKKRIEAQGIADYQRIVGTGVTDKLLKWKGIEATEKLAGSPNAKIIVIGGKDGMPLILNQ
- the msrB gene encoding peptide-methionine (R)-S-oxide reductase MsrB, giving the protein MNKEEKINKNAQEWKEELTPEQYHILRERGTESPFTGEYCNLTEDGNYACAGCSEVLFSSDSKYDSHCGWPSFWDAVDHSKIELRDDDSLGKHRVEVLCSRCGGHLGHVFDDGPNPTGIRYCINSASLNFRKEKK
- a CDS encoding PKD domain-containing protein; amino-acid sequence: MPIGRFSFMLLAILIAAAALAVDIDIYGGHDLASNGITATEWGSGVVEQSSDVVLGEKSLKITTKGFYSGVSLTFATPIDVSAAAIDSSNLFVFSLYLIDSSSSGSNPSVNPYSGSASSVKPMKLLRATIMTDDNKRTEIYVPVVAKKGGAGWSSYGIPLTAFPNFAATSRKIKQLCVFGDIPATFYLGQIRVASDSTSISVDAYGNEGLKEINIANNDVALLWAVGDAGPSIIKYTWDFDETDGFQEEAEGATIEHSFRKPGTFVVTVKASDRFGTKKEATSKITVKVAP
- the cdaA gene encoding diadenylate cyclase CdaA — translated: MDWTNAQFYHNLGSLLLSRFFDVAVVSVVVYRLLLLARGTRAWQIMWGIGLFVLALWVSEHFHLLTLHWLLDKGVTLGPVAVVILLYPELRQALEQFGRLGFWRRSFGVTSDEQNAQAVDEVLLAVAEMASRRMGALIVFERINRIDPIAESGVIINAQITSRLLKAIFYPGNPLHDGAVVIRGDRILAAACQLPMSESPLDSVLHMRHRAALGIAEESDALCVVVSEERGQISISAEGILQRGVTLDQLRDTLLQVYRLPSASLAPLLKLRRQVDKAVAKVRNRSGTDVGEA
- a CDS encoding N(4)-(beta-N-acetylglucosaminyl)-L-asparaginase gives rise to the protein MTPVFISTWWHGINCIETASKEWSCSGNLLDCVEVGIAAVEFDPTSHSVGLGGLPNADGEVELDAAIMVGDTLAAGGVAGVRNILPVISVARRVMEDTPHIMLVGDNAQRFAISKGFEPRPLLTDHTINRWHEWQADPEAELLTGGDGEPENHDTICLLAMHEGHFIAGTSSSGKKWKIPGRVGDSPIFGAGLYADDQAGAAAATGVGEEIWRFVMSYQTVQNMRMGMSAQQACEASIKQMLERKPDNNRIECGVIAIDRQGNPGSATTWPDFIAPALVNGKFNENKVKFISL
- a CDS encoding CdaR family protein; the protein is MLERLKYNWIEKLAAVGITLVLLFYVQSVTNPTVQRAFSVPLEFIDKPVNALVRNQDMRVTINVNGEKADVDAVQAGDIHAYVSLRNARLGVQELSIKTRKPETLALVTLIPAEPTVRIDLSQMVSKRLPIRVDWIDQPDGDYSVSSPVHLSPSSATINGWKDQVDGIESLRVQIDLKTAKGNVKEDYPILAFDQSGVQVSSTQLKVTPESSQVQFSLAPLLMSQTLTVIVPSTGQPRYPNSVSDIQWMPKQVIANGERRILGSMTVIRTEPVALDNLTGNLELEKLLIIPKGVVIEGASSVKVSITIKHNGSSPPPPKPKTEIP